Proteins from a genomic interval of Corynebacterium deserti GIMN1.010:
- a CDS encoding RecQ family ATP-dependent DNA helicase: MVNTATRKEANHLLEGIAGAGATLRDDQWAAIDALVNKHQRMLVVQRTGWGKSAVYFIAAKLLRARGAGAAVIISPLLALMRNQVVSAERAGIKAATLNSANMTEWETIQQQVVSGDADVLLISPERLNNPDFRDTILPRLAAETGLVVVDEAHCISDWGHDFRPDYRRIRDLLAGLAPNIPVLATTATANDRVVEDVRTQLGEGTGVLRGGLDRESLHLSVVNLPNPTERPAWLATHLKELTGSGIIYCLTVSAAHDLADALNSVGWNVAAYTGRTEAGERERLENALINNEIKALVATSALGMGFDKPDLGFVVHMGSPSSPVSYYQQIGRAGRGTERADVTLLPGSEDKEIWDYFASVSFPPEDRVRQLLNVLHDEPQSTVKLESQVDLSRSRLEQVLKVLDVDGAVKRVRGGWVSTGQEWLYDAPRYAGLRNARLAEQESMLTYQKTDGCRMLYLRKELDDATGTQPCGRCDNCTGKRWSTDIDAEVSADVDKQLNTPGVTIATRKMWPTGISVKGKIKGIREGRALGRLNDIARGPELKALLDGGVYSDDLWMAHIIEVLKNWDWEQRPANVVALGNTDPQASALVWEVAQAIARVGRMNLAGFIPVASGAQEVVAQNSAFRVEALLSLWDWSGGLRLVRGPVLLVTDVVDSGWSVTVAGSGIAQQSGEQVLPFALASKG, from the coding sequence ATGGTAAATACAGCTACAAGAAAAGAAGCCAATCACTTACTAGAAGGAATCGCAGGTGCCGGTGCCACCCTTCGCGATGATCAATGGGCAGCCATTGATGCATTAGTTAATAAACATCAACGCATGCTCGTGGTACAGCGAACTGGATGGGGAAAGTCCGCGGTGTACTTTATTGCCGCGAAATTGCTGCGAGCTCGGGGAGCAGGCGCCGCCGTGATTATCTCCCCTTTGCTAGCCCTCATGCGTAACCAGGTTGTGTCCGCCGAACGCGCCGGGATTAAGGCAGCTACGCTCAATAGCGCCAACATGACGGAATGGGAAACCATCCAGCAACAAGTCGTTTCAGGCGATGCCGATGTGCTGTTGATTTCACCCGAACGCCTCAACAACCCTGATTTTAGAGATACCATTTTGCCTCGACTAGCAGCAGAAACAGGGCTCGTGGTGGTCGATGAAGCCCACTGTATTTCAGATTGGGGGCATGACTTCCGCCCCGATTATCGCCGTATCCGTGACCTGTTAGCAGGTCTTGCCCCCAATATTCCCGTGCTGGCAACCACCGCTACCGCCAATGACCGCGTGGTTGAGGACGTTCGCACGCAGTTGGGCGAGGGCACTGGTGTGTTGCGCGGTGGATTAGATCGCGAATCATTGCATCTATCCGTGGTGAACCTACCGAACCCCACCGAACGACCAGCATGGCTTGCCACCCACCTTAAGGAACTGACTGGTTCAGGCATCATTTACTGCCTCACTGTATCTGCTGCACATGATCTTGCCGATGCACTTAATTCTGTTGGATGGAATGTTGCCGCGTACACCGGTCGAACCGAAGCAGGAGAGCGCGAACGTTTAGAAAATGCCTTAATCAACAACGAGATCAAAGCATTAGTAGCAACCTCCGCGCTGGGGATGGGCTTTGACAAACCTGACCTCGGGTTTGTTGTTCACATGGGCAGCCCCAGCTCACCGGTGTCTTACTATCAGCAAATTGGCCGCGCCGGGCGTGGCACTGAACGCGCCGATGTAACTTTGCTGCCCGGATCCGAAGACAAAGAAATCTGGGACTACTTTGCCTCCGTGTCCTTCCCACCAGAAGACCGGGTTCGCCAACTACTAAACGTGCTGCACGACGAGCCACAATCCACAGTGAAATTGGAATCCCAGGTGGATCTCTCTCGCTCCCGACTCGAACAAGTCCTTAAAGTGCTCGACGTGGACGGCGCCGTCAAACGGGTGCGAGGGGGTTGGGTGTCCACCGGTCAAGAGTGGCTTTACGACGCCCCCCGCTACGCGGGGCTCCGCAACGCCCGACTCGCTGAGCAAGAAAGCATGCTGACCTACCAAAAGACTGACGGATGTCGCATGCTGTATCTGCGCAAAGAACTCGATGACGCAACAGGCACCCAGCCCTGTGGACGTTGCGATAACTGCACAGGAAAGAGATGGTCCACCGACATCGATGCAGAAGTCAGCGCCGACGTGGACAAACAATTGAACACGCCTGGAGTCACCATTGCCACCCGAAAAATGTGGCCAACCGGCATCAGCGTCAAAGGCAAGATCAAAGGTATTCGTGAAGGACGAGCATTGGGAAGACTCAATGACATTGCCCGTGGACCTGAGCTGAAGGCACTGCTGGACGGCGGAGTTTATTCTGATGATCTATGGATGGCACACATTATTGAAGTGCTAAAGAACTGGGATTGGGAGCAACGACCTGCCAACGTGGTGGCTTTGGGCAACACTGATCCGCAAGCATCGGCATTGGTGTGGGAGGTTGCACAAGCCATCGCACGAGTTGGCCGAATGAATCTTGCCGGTTTCATACCTGTTGCTTCGGGTGCTCAGGAAGTTGTGGCGCAGAATTCGGCGTTTCGGGTCGAGGCTTTGCTTAGTCTGTGGGATTGGTCCGGTGGTTTGCGTTTGGTGCGGGGGCCTGTGTTGTTGGTGACTGATGTGGTTGATTCAGGGTGGTCGGTGACTGTTGCGGGTAGTGGTATTGCTCAGCAGTCTGGGGAGCAGGTGTTGCCGTTTGCGTTGGCTAGTAAGGGGTGA
- a CDS encoding cyclase family protein gives MRVIDLSHAFAPGQPHFPGDPDQEIKTVSTIENEGFLMHQYTLVGSWGTHVDAPAHFDPQGRTLDQIPIEETHLPLYCIDLTEPLCTAEKSHTFEQNHGTIQPKSFVALHTGWTWGNNGTAPGWTIEALNLLHTKGITAIGHDLPDTDPTLRAQRWWLTRDHWQIENLTNLHHIPATGATIICPWPVPKGGASFPVRPIALIP, from the coding sequence ATGCGCGTCATCGATCTATCTCATGCTTTCGCCCCAGGCCAACCCCACTTCCCTGGAGACCCAGACCAAGAAATCAAGACTGTCTCCACAATTGAAAACGAAGGCTTCCTCATGCATCAGTACACACTTGTTGGGTCTTGGGGAACCCATGTTGATGCGCCGGCGCACTTCGATCCTCAGGGGCGTACCCTTGACCAAATCCCGATCGAAGAAACTCACCTACCCCTCTACTGCATTGACCTCACTGAACCACTATGCACCGCCGAAAAAAGTCACACCTTCGAACAAAACCACGGCACCATACAACCAAAATCCTTCGTAGCACTACACACCGGATGGACCTGGGGAAACAACGGCACCGCCCCTGGCTGGACCATAGAAGCACTCAATCTCCTCCACACCAAAGGCATAACCGCCATTGGCCACGACCTCCCAGACACAGACCCAACACTTAGAGCCCAACGATGGTGGCTAACACGCGACCACTGGCAAATCGAAAACCTCACCAACCTACATCACATCCCAGCAACAGGCGCCACCATCATATGCCCCTGGCCAGTACCAAAAGGCGGCGCGAGCTTCCCAGTACGCCCCATCGCCCTCATCCCATAG
- a CDS encoding TatD family hydrolase, which produces MSKKKPRPVPVPAQFIPRLIDAHTHLASCDPDTAGLVERAREAGVEKLCTVGDGLAEAELALEAAQKFGNVFAACAIHPTKADQLDDAARARLTEMATDPACVAIGETGLDAYWIKHDPDNTAALDVQEEALRWHIDLAIGAHKAVMIHNREADADLLRVLGDAPAAQDTILHCFSSPLDVAKEALHRGYVLSFAGNVTFKRNDELREAARIAPLEQIFIETDAPYMTPEPFRGGRNEPSLIGHTALCIAEVRGMPVEELAEALTANFDRVYGTTKP; this is translated from the coding sequence ATGTCTAAGAAAAAGCCTCGCCCCGTTCCTGTTCCCGCTCAATTTATTCCTCGACTCATTGATGCGCATACGCATTTGGCGTCCTGCGACCCCGATACGGCGGGACTGGTGGAGAGAGCGCGGGAGGCGGGCGTCGAAAAGCTTTGTACCGTCGGTGATGGTTTAGCTGAGGCTGAACTGGCGCTGGAGGCCGCGCAAAAGTTTGGCAATGTGTTTGCTGCGTGTGCGATTCATCCCACCAAGGCGGATCAATTGGATGATGCAGCGCGTGCCCGACTGACGGAAATGGCAACGGATCCGGCGTGTGTGGCCATTGGTGAGACTGGGTTGGATGCATATTGGATCAAGCACGACCCGGACAATACTGCGGCGTTGGATGTGCAGGAGGAAGCGTTGCGTTGGCATATTGACTTGGCAATTGGTGCGCACAAGGCGGTGATGATCCACAATCGTGAGGCTGATGCTGATCTGTTGCGGGTGTTGGGGGATGCTCCGGCAGCCCAGGACACCATTTTGCACTGTTTTTCTTCACCATTGGATGTGGCGAAAGAGGCTTTGCATCGTGGATATGTGTTGAGTTTTGCAGGCAATGTGACGTTTAAGCGCAATGATGAGTTGCGGGAGGCAGCACGCATCGCGCCGCTGGAGCAGATTTTCATTGAAACGGATGCGCCGTACATGACGCCGGAGCCGTTTCGTGGAGGGCGCAATGAACCGTCGTTGATTGGTCACACGGCGCTGTGCATTGCGGAGGTTCGTGGCATGCCAGTTGAAGAGTTGGCGGAGGCGTTGACGGCTAACTTTGATCGGGTTTATGGGACCACAAAGCCGTAA
- the rpf2 gene encoding resuscitation-promoting factor Rpf2 has product MATHQRSRINRINSTRSVPLRLATGGMLATLLIGGVTAATTKKDVVVDVNGEQLSLVTLSGTVEGVLAQAGVELGEQDIVSPSLDSAVTDEDVVTVRTAKQVALVVEGQTQTITTTAVSVEDLLNEVDGISPADAVDADLAETIPENGLKVNVTKPKIIAINDGGKVTYTPVAAKTVEEALDVRGISLGTADRLNLDPSTPLKNNTQIQIDRVESADVTETVPFDAEPTYVDDPEAPEGQETIVTEGTPGTKEVTRTVVLVNGQEESSNVVNEVELTAAQPATISRGTKTAPTVAANSVWDQLAQCESGGNWAINTGNGFSGGLQFHPQTWLAYGGGAYSGDASGATREQQIAIAEKVQAAQGWGAWPACTASLGIR; this is encoded by the coding sequence ATGGCGACTCATCAAAGGTCACGGATCAACCGAATCAACAGCACCCGCTCGGTGCCGTTGCGTTTGGCTACCGGCGGCATGCTCGCTACCTTGCTCATCGGCGGTGTCACTGCAGCAACCACCAAAAAGGACGTCGTTGTTGACGTCAACGGTGAGCAGCTGTCCCTGGTTACCCTGTCCGGCACCGTTGAAGGTGTTCTGGCGCAGGCAGGCGTCGAGCTAGGCGAGCAGGATATTGTATCCCCATCACTTGATTCCGCGGTCACTGATGAAGACGTGGTGACAGTGCGCACCGCTAAGCAGGTTGCGCTGGTCGTTGAGGGGCAAACTCAAACAATCACCACCACGGCTGTATCTGTGGAAGACCTGCTCAATGAGGTTGACGGCATTTCACCAGCTGATGCAGTAGATGCCGACCTGGCAGAGACCATCCCCGAGAATGGTCTGAAAGTGAATGTGACCAAGCCAAAGATCATCGCAATCAACGATGGTGGCAAAGTTACCTATACCCCAGTTGCAGCAAAGACTGTGGAAGAAGCATTGGATGTTCGTGGAATCAGCCTCGGTACGGCAGATCGCCTTAACCTCGATCCGTCCACCCCGCTGAAAAACAACACCCAGATTCAGATTGACCGTGTGGAAAGCGCCGATGTCACCGAAACCGTGCCATTCGATGCAGAACCCACCTACGTTGATGATCCTGAAGCTCCAGAAGGACAAGAAACCATTGTCACCGAAGGAACCCCTGGAACCAAGGAAGTAACCCGCACTGTCGTCTTGGTCAACGGCCAAGAAGAATCCTCCAACGTAGTCAACGAAGTTGAGCTAACCGCAGCGCAGCCAGCAACCATCAGCCGGGGCACCAAGACCGCTCCAACCGTGGCAGCAAACTCCGTCTGGGATCAACTCGCGCAGTGTGAATCCGGCGGCAACTGGGCCATCAACACCGGTAACGGATTCTCTGGTGGTCTGCAGTTCCACCCACAGACCTGGCTTGCATATGGCGGTGGCGCCTACTCCGGCGACGCATCAGGTGCGACCCGCGAACAGCAGATCGCCATCGCGGAAAAGGTTCAAGCTGCCCAAGGTTGGGGAGCGTGGCCTGCCTGCACCGCTAGCCTGGGCATCCGATAG
- the rsmA gene encoding 16S rRNA (adenine(1518)-N(6)/adenine(1519)-N(6))-dimethyltransferase RsmA, whose protein sequence is MEESSGAQLLGPVEIRALAEKLDVTPTKKLGQNFVHDPNTVRRIVAAAGLTPEDHVVEVGPGLGSLTLALVDSSASVTAVEIDPRLAAELPTTFEWRAPQLAHKLSIVLKDALKVEQADMKVQPTALVANLPYNVSVPVLLHMMEEFPTINKVLVMVQAEVADRLAADPGSKIYGVPSVKASFYGPVTRAGSIGKNVFWPAPKIESGLVKIVRADTPWAQDDATRKKVWPIIDAAFLQRRKTLRAALSGHFGSAQAAEEALRAANIDPTLRGEKLDVADYVRLAGVLEE, encoded by the coding sequence ATGGAAGAATCCTCAGGTGCACAACTGCTCGGACCGGTAGAAATCCGCGCTCTGGCAGAGAAGCTCGATGTCACACCAACGAAGAAGTTGGGGCAGAACTTTGTTCATGACCCAAACACGGTGCGTCGTATTGTCGCAGCCGCAGGCCTCACCCCTGAGGACCACGTCGTCGAGGTCGGTCCTGGACTTGGCTCTTTGACCTTGGCGTTGGTGGACTCGTCAGCATCTGTTACGGCCGTGGAGATCGATCCACGACTGGCTGCAGAACTACCCACCACTTTCGAATGGCGCGCTCCACAGCTTGCCCACAAATTGAGCATCGTGTTGAAAGATGCGCTCAAAGTGGAGCAGGCCGACATGAAGGTGCAGCCCACCGCTTTGGTAGCTAACCTGCCGTACAACGTCTCAGTTCCCGTACTTTTGCACATGATGGAAGAATTTCCCACCATTAATAAGGTGCTCGTAATGGTGCAGGCAGAGGTTGCAGATCGTTTGGCGGCTGATCCCGGCTCCAAAATTTATGGCGTGCCCAGCGTGAAGGCATCGTTTTATGGGCCGGTCACGCGCGCAGGTTCCATTGGCAAGAATGTGTTCTGGCCAGCGCCGAAAATTGAATCTGGGTTGGTCAAGATCGTGCGCGCCGACACCCCTTGGGCCCAAGATGACGCCACGCGAAAGAAAGTGTGGCCGATTATTGATGCGGCATTCTTGCAGCGTCGTAAAACGTTGAGGGCTGCCCTGTCGGGGCATTTCGGCTCGGCGCAAGCTGCAGAAGAGGCACTTCGCGCAGCCAATATTGATCCCACACTGCGTGGTGAGAAGCTCGATGTGGCAGATTACGTGCGTCTTGCTGGAGTGCTGGAGGAGTAG
- a CDS encoding 4-(cytidine 5'-diphospho)-2-C-methyl-D-erythritol kinase has protein sequence MKITAKAWAKTNLHLGVGEAREDDFHELMTVFQTINLFDTVTLEMNESDMVTEGSVVKQLSVTGPRGVPEDASNLAWRAVDALVARRAESTPLPAVTIHINKGIPVAGGMAGGSADAAAALRAVDAWIGPFSEETLLDVAAALGSDVPFCLLGGTMRGTGRGEQLVDILTRGTLHWVVAVMAQGLSTPEVFKKYDELDVAPHMDIQDLSAALLTGNPESVAQHLHNDLAAAAFSLRPELRHIIRDGINAGALTGLVSGSGPTLVFLCASPESATDVADALIDAGQVFAAYTATGPAGSSAERGAHII, from the coding sequence GTGAAGATAACAGCAAAAGCGTGGGCTAAAACTAACCTGCATCTTGGTGTAGGGGAGGCCCGCGAGGATGATTTTCACGAGTTGATGACGGTCTTTCAGACCATCAATCTTTTTGACACCGTGACGCTTGAAATGAATGAAAGCGACATGGTGACGGAGGGAAGCGTCGTCAAGCAATTATCTGTAACCGGGCCCCGTGGGGTGCCGGAAGACGCCAGCAACCTTGCGTGGCGCGCGGTGGATGCGCTGGTTGCGCGGCGTGCGGAAAGTACCCCGCTGCCTGCGGTAACGATCCACATTAATAAAGGAATTCCGGTTGCCGGTGGTATGGCTGGCGGGTCGGCAGATGCCGCTGCTGCGTTGCGTGCTGTGGATGCGTGGATTGGCCCGTTCAGTGAGGAAACCTTGCTTGACGTCGCCGCTGCATTGGGCTCTGACGTGCCTTTCTGCTTGCTTGGTGGCACAATGCGCGGTACGGGGCGAGGCGAGCAGCTCGTGGATATTTTGACGCGCGGTACGCTGCATTGGGTCGTGGCCGTCATGGCGCAGGGTCTGTCCACGCCTGAGGTATTCAAAAAATATGATGAGCTAGACGTGGCGCCTCACATGGACATTCAGGATCTAAGCGCCGCGCTACTCACCGGCAACCCTGAATCTGTTGCACAACATCTGCACAATGACCTTGCAGCCGCGGCATTTAGCCTGCGCCCCGAACTACGCCACATCATCCGCGACGGCATCAACGCCGGCGCCCTCACCGGACTTGTCTCCGGCTCCGGCCCCACGCTGGTCTTCCTGTGCGCAAGCCCCGAATCCGCCACCGACGTCGCCGACGCGCTTATCGACGCCGGCCAGGTATTTGCCGCCTACACCGCCACCGGACCTGCAGGCAGCAGCGCCGAACGCGGCGCACACATTATTTAA
- a CDS encoding ABC-F family ATP-binding cassette domain-containing protein → MANLINLENVSKTWGLKTLLDGVSLGVQTGDRIGVVGLNGGGKTTLLEVLTGIEPPDQGRVSHNSDLRMAVVTQRADLNDDDTVADVVLGPLGLEVFEWASNATVRDVLGGLGIVDLGLDTKVGNLSGGERRRTNLAAALVQDLDLIVLDEPTNHLDVEGVQWLASYLLSRKIAIVVVTHDRWFLDTVATTTWEVHDGVVDSYDGGYNDWTFARAERARQADAIEQRRQNLARKELAWLRRGAPARTSKPRYRIEAAEALIADVPAPRDKVELMAFSKSRQGRVVIELEDATVATPDDRILVEDLTWRLAPGERIGLVGVNGSGKTTLLRTLAGEHPLRAGKRIEGQTVKLGWLRQELDDLDLTRRLIDCVEDVASYVMMGDKQISASQLAERLGFSPKRQRTPVGDLSGGERRRLQLTRVLMAEPNVLLLDEPTNDLDIDTLQELESLLDGWPGTMVVISHDRYLIERVTDSTWALFGDGKLTNLPGGIEEYLARRAAEAEAEDHGVLNLGAANAPVAGDSVATGISGISAQERHRITKEMNALERKMGKLDQQMDKINQQLADAAEAMDTAKLTELDAKLRGVQAEHSELEMQWLELGEEIEG, encoded by the coding sequence ATGGCCAACTTGATCAATCTGGAAAACGTCTCCAAGACGTGGGGACTTAAAACGCTTCTCGACGGCGTCTCCCTCGGCGTCCAAACCGGCGACCGCATCGGCGTCGTCGGCCTCAACGGTGGTGGCAAAACCACCTTGCTGGAAGTACTCACCGGCATTGAACCTCCAGATCAGGGGCGAGTATCCCACAACTCCGACCTGCGCATGGCCGTAGTCACCCAGCGCGCAGACCTCAACGATGACGACACCGTTGCCGACGTCGTGCTTGGACCATTGGGATTAGAAGTCTTTGAATGGGCCTCCAACGCCACGGTCCGCGACGTACTCGGCGGGCTGGGCATTGTGGATCTTGGCCTTGACACCAAGGTAGGCAACCTTTCAGGTGGCGAGCGCCGACGCACCAACCTCGCCGCAGCCCTTGTCCAAGACCTTGACCTCATCGTTCTTGACGAGCCCACCAACCACCTCGACGTCGAAGGTGTCCAATGGTTGGCCTCCTATCTGCTGTCCCGCAAAATCGCGATCGTTGTAGTCACACACGACCGCTGGTTCCTGGACACCGTTGCCACCACCACCTGGGAAGTCCACGACGGGGTCGTCGACTCTTACGACGGCGGCTACAACGACTGGACCTTCGCCCGCGCCGAGCGAGCCCGCCAAGCCGACGCTATTGAACAACGCCGTCAAAACCTCGCACGGAAAGAGCTGGCCTGGCTGCGCCGTGGTGCCCCTGCACGAACCTCCAAGCCGCGCTACCGCATCGAAGCCGCCGAAGCTTTGATCGCAGACGTGCCAGCACCTCGCGATAAAGTCGAGCTCATGGCGTTCTCCAAATCGCGCCAAGGCCGCGTCGTCATCGAGCTTGAAGACGCCACCGTTGCAACACCTGATGATCGTATTCTTGTCGAAGACCTCACCTGGCGGCTTGCCCCCGGTGAACGCATCGGCCTCGTTGGAGTCAACGGCTCCGGCAAAACCACCCTGCTGCGCACCCTCGCTGGCGAACACCCACTGCGAGCCGGAAAACGCATCGAAGGCCAGACCGTCAAACTGGGATGGCTGCGCCAAGAACTCGACGACCTCGACCTCACCCGCCGCCTCATCGACTGCGTAGAAGACGTCGCTTCCTACGTCATGATGGGGGACAAGCAGATCTCTGCCTCCCAGCTTGCCGAACGCCTTGGATTCTCACCAAAGCGCCAGCGCACCCCCGTGGGAGATCTCTCCGGTGGCGAACGTCGCCGCCTCCAACTCACCCGCGTGCTTATGGCCGAACCCAACGTGCTGCTCCTCGACGAGCCCACCAACGACCTCGACATCGACACCCTCCAAGAGCTGGAATCGCTTCTCGACGGTTGGCCCGGCACCATGGTGGTCATCTCCCACGACCGTTACCTCATCGAACGCGTCACCGACTCCACTTGGGCTCTCTTTGGCGACGGCAAACTGACCAACCTTCCAGGAGGCATCGAGGAGTACTTGGCTCGCCGTGCAGCCGAAGCAGAGGCCGAAGACCACGGAGTGCTGAATTTGGGGGCCGCGAACGCGCCTGTTGCTGGTGACTCTGTCGCTACTGGTATTTCCGGAATTTCCGCACAAGAACGCCACCGCATCACCAAAGAAATGAACGCGTTGGAACGCAAAATGGGCAAACTTGACCAACAAATGGACAAGATCAACCAACAGCTTGCCGACGCCGCCGAAGCAATGGACACCGCCAAACTCACCGAACTCGATGCCAAACTACGTGGAGTCCAAGCAGAGCACAGCGAACTTGAAATGCAGTGGCTGGAACTCGGCGAGGAAATCGAGGGCTAA
- a CDS encoding PfkB family carbohydrate kinase, whose product MVAVLAQRAMLEMDQRHADVVMIGSQVAFGSVGISAALPIMYGEGVRAVAVPTVVLSSMPRYAASHRQAMSDEWLRLALDDLLDLGIIDEVSTVMTGYFASASQVEIVVAWLRRIRESHPHIRIVVDPIMGDRDVGIYVPAEIAHALIHELLPLATGIVPNAFEFAHITGGADIVASARSLIGECGEWVIITSARESDTTTTLIITRDDVQEVSTASVDTQVKGAGDVFAAVLVAALHKKQTLFDATTYAQTTVRGLL is encoded by the coding sequence ATGGTGGCTGTGTTGGCGCAGCGCGCGATGTTGGAAATGGATCAACGCCACGCAGACGTGGTGATGATCGGCAGCCAAGTCGCCTTCGGTTCCGTAGGGATCAGCGCCGCGCTGCCGATCATGTATGGGGAAGGCGTGCGCGCGGTCGCGGTCCCCACCGTCGTGCTCAGCTCGATGCCACGATACGCCGCCTCACATCGCCAAGCCATGTCAGATGAATGGCTACGTTTAGCGCTGGACGATCTGCTGGATCTGGGCATCATCGATGAAGTTTCTACTGTGATGACGGGATATTTTGCATCCGCTTCGCAGGTGGAGATTGTGGTGGCGTGGCTTCGACGTATCCGCGAAAGTCACCCCCATATCCGCATTGTTGTCGATCCCATCATGGGCGATCGCGATGTCGGAATCTACGTGCCAGCTGAGATTGCGCATGCTTTGATCCACGAGCTCTTACCCCTTGCCACCGGCATTGTGCCCAACGCGTTTGAGTTTGCCCACATCACCGGCGGCGCGGACATCGTGGCATCCGCACGGTCCTTGATCGGCGAGTGCGGCGAATGGGTCATCATCACCAGCGCACGCGAAAGCGACACCACCACAACGCTAATTATCACCCGAGATGATGTTCAAGAAGTTTCCACCGCCTCCGTTGACACCCAGGTCAAAGGTGCTGGAGATGTCTTCGCCGCCGTCCTCGTTGCGGCACTGCACAAAAAACAAACGCTTTTCGACGCCACCACCTACGCCCAAACCACCGTCCGTGGGTTGCTCTAG
- a CDS encoding peroxiredoxin family protein: MTLNEAPLLDLDVSQWVNHTGVTMEDLRGKVVIVEVFQMLCPGCVNHSIPQAKKLHRMLDEHHVQIIGLHSVFEHHEVMTPEALKVFIKEFGITFPVAIDTPREGLPVPTTMRKYNLEGTPSVILADRKGRIRQVQFGQVDDFALGLVVGSLLSEES, from the coding sequence ATGACGCTTAACGAGGCCCCTCTCCTCGACCTTGATGTCTCGCAATGGGTCAACCACACAGGCGTAACCATGGAGGACCTGCGGGGAAAAGTCGTGATCGTGGAGGTTTTCCAGATGCTGTGCCCGGGGTGTGTGAATCATTCGATTCCGCAGGCGAAGAAGTTACATCGAATGTTGGATGAACACCATGTTCAGATCATTGGCTTGCATAGCGTGTTTGAGCATCATGAGGTGATGACTCCGGAGGCCCTGAAGGTGTTCATCAAGGAATTTGGCATTACGTTCCCGGTGGCCATCGATACTCCCCGCGAGGGCCTGCCTGTGCCCACCACCATGCGGAAATACAACTTGGAGGGAACGCCGAGTGTGATTTTGGCGGATCGCAAGGGCAGGATCCGTCAGGTGCAGTTCGGCCAGGTTGATGATTTCGCCCTTGGCCTGGTGGTGGGCAGCTTGCTGTCTGAAGAGAGCTAG
- a CDS encoding putative quinol monooxygenase, which produces MILINVKFKPLPEYVATFREQVAEFTDKTRAEEGNIFFDWSVNTDNPNEFILLEAFQDDAAEAHVNSEHFKAACEMFPKILSETPEIINTLIEGKTEWDRMAEFAVK; this is translated from the coding sequence GTGATTTTGATTAATGTGAAGTTCAAGCCATTGCCCGAGTACGTTGCGACATTCCGCGAGCAGGTCGCGGAGTTTACCGACAAGACCCGCGCCGAAGAGGGCAACATCTTCTTCGACTGGTCCGTCAATACCGACAACCCCAACGAATTCATCCTCCTCGAGGCCTTCCAGGACGACGCCGCTGAAGCTCACGTCAACAGCGAGCACTTCAAGGCAGCATGCGAAATGTTCCCAAAGATCCTGTCTGAAACCCCAGAGATCATCAACACCCTCATCGAAGGCAAAACCGAGTGGGATCGCATGGCCGAATTCGCCGTCAAATAA
- a CDS encoding putative quinol monooxygenase, whose amino-acid sequence MHIVNIRFKPKAKYVDTFRYTVDKFTESTRAEEGCLYFDWFRNTDYPGEYLVIGVWTDEGAKEHIKSEHYTRAQETLPPLLQQTPMIIQSEFSKKKGWERFSEFTVY is encoded by the coding sequence ATGCATATCGTCAACATTCGCTTCAAGCCAAAAGCTAAGTATGTCGATACTTTCCGCTACACCGTCGACAAATTCACAGAGTCCACAAGGGCAGAGGAAGGCTGCCTCTACTTCGATTGGTTCCGCAATACCGACTACCCAGGTGAATACCTCGTCATCGGTGTGTGGACCGACGAGGGAGCCAAAGAGCACATCAAGAGTGAGCATTACACTCGGGCTCAAGAAACTCTCCCGCCACTGCTGCAGCAAACACCAATGATTATTCAGAGTGAATTCTCAAAGAAGAAGGGTTGGGAACGCTTCAGTGAATTTACTGTCTATTAA